A genomic window from Diorhabda sublineata isolate icDioSubl1.1 chromosome 8, icDioSubl1.1, whole genome shotgun sequence includes:
- the LOC130447980 gene encoding phospholipase A1 member A-like — MNTIATIAGLALASAATAAMIIMAIADGKTISNSTKISYLQFGDNSNQESLIDPHGPVVQFILFTKNNSAVNLKIGDDDKLKHSGLNVTNPTKIIIHGFTSSVKDVVFTLLKTAYLDSGDYNVIGMDWSQLCNFEYITAMSGVREAGQFLANFIKWLRSKGVSLEDIHLVGHSMGAHVAGVGGARLKNGKVGRITGLDPAKPGYRDNRLDNKLDPSDALLVEGLHTFVYVLGLAETVGHVDFYPNGGLLQPGCPELNNFWTIGESLLCNHGRAYYLFAEAIKNHRAFKSTKCSTIQDAIFSKCVEKSDIYMGQPETYSGRGIYYFKTRSNFPYTL; from the exons ATGAATACGATTGCAACAATTGCTGGTTTAGCGTTGGCTTCGGCGGCAACAGCGGCTATGATAATCATGG CTATAGCCGATGGAAAAACAATTTCTAACTCGACAAAAATTTCGTACTTACAATTTGGCGATAATTCTAATCAAGAATCATTGATCGATCCTCATGGACCTGtcgttcaatttattttattcaccaA GAATAATTCAgcggtaaatttgaaaataggtgATGATGATAAACTTAAACATTCTGGATTGAACGTTACGAAtccaactaaaataataattcacgGATTTACCAGTAGCGTTAAAGATGTAGTGTTCACCCTATTAAAAACTG CTTATCTCGATAGCGGGGATTACAACGTCATCGGTATGGACTGGTCTCAGTTATGCAATTTTGAATACATCACCGCAATGAGTGGAGTTAGAGAGGCTGGAcaatttttagcaaattttataaaatggttGCGATCTAAGGGAGTTTCTTTGGAAGATATTCATTTAGTGGGGCACAGTATGGGAGCTCACGTCGCCGGCGTAGGTGGTGCTagattaaaaaatggaaaagtcGGAAGAATTACGG gtTTAGATCCAGCTAAGCCAGGATACAGAGATAACAGGTTAGATAATAAGTTGGATCCTTCAGATGCCTTATTAGTCGAAGGATTACACACGTTTGTGTATGTATTAGGTTTAGCGGAAACTGTTGGTCACGTGGATTTTTATCCGAATGGCGGACTACTTCAACCCGGTTGTCCGgaactgaataattttt GGACAATAGGAGAAAGTTTGTTATGTAACCACGGTCGCGCTTATTATTTATTCGCGGAAGCTATTAAAAACCATCGAGCTTTCAAAAGTACTAAATGTAGTACTATTCAAGatgcaattttttctaaatgcGTCGAAAAGTCGGATATTTATATGGGTCAACCTGAAACTTATAG cgGAAGAGgcatatattattttaaaaccaGGAGTAATTTCCCATACactttataa